The Streptomyces durmitorensis genome contains the following window.
CGTCCGGCGTCCAGGAGGTGGCGGGTGTCCTGGGTGAGCGGGGCGTGCAGGGTGACGTAGTCGGACGTACGCAGGAGCTCGTCGAGTTCGACGTGGCGGGCGCCGCCGAGGCGGGCCTCCGTCTCCGCCGCCACCGGCCTCGGTCCTGCGTAGAGGATGGTCATGTCGAACACGACCGCGCGGCGGGCGACTTCCTCGCCGATGTGGCCGAGCCCGACGATGCCGAGCGTCTTGCCCGAGAGCTCCGTGATGGACTGCTGGAGGCGGGGCAGCGCCCAGTCGGCCTCGACGAGAGCGGTGTGCGCCGGGATCAACTGCTTGGCCAGGGCGAGCATGAGGGCGAAGGTCTGCTCGGCGACGTTCTGCTTCTCGGCGCCGCTCGAACCGATCGAGCAGACGGAGACGGAGCGCGCGCGGGCCGCGTCCACGTCGACGTAGTCGAAGCCGTGGCTCGCGCACTGGACGACTTCCAGGTGCGGGGCCGCGGCGATGTGCTCGGCGGTGACGGGCGCGAGGCCGGTGATGATGACGTGCGCCTCGCGCAGGGCGGCCGGGTCCTCGTCGGCCGACTCGACGACGGTCACGTGCGCCGTCCCGGGGAGCAGCCCGGCGAGTGCGCCTCCGGCGGCGCGGCCGCCCACGTGGGGAGAGACGATGGCGAGGACGTTCTTCTCGGTGGTCATGCGGTCTCCTCGATCAGGTCGTCGGGGGTGAGCGTGGCCGGTCCGGCGTGTCCGGACAGGGCCAGGGTGAGGTCGAGTTCGGCGAGCAGACAGCGGATCACGTGGTCGACGCCCGCCTGGCCGTCCAGGCCGAGACCGTAGGCGTACGGGCGCCCCACGAGGACGGCCTCGGCGCCGAGCGCGAGCGCCTTGAAGATGTCGTCACCGGTGCGGATCCCGCTGTCGAACAGGACGGTGAGCCGGTCGCCGACCGCCTCCACGACGCGGGGCAGGGCGTCGGCCGCCGCGACGGAGCCCGCGACCTGGCGGCCGCCGTGGTTGGAGACGACCACCCCGTCCATGCCCGCGTCGGCGGCGCGGCGCGCGTCGTCCGGGTGCAGCACGCCCTTGAGCACGATGGGACCGTCCCAGTTCTCGCGCAGGAACGCCAGGTCCGGCCAGGTCTTCGCGGGGTCGGCGAACATGCCGACGAAGTGCATCACGGCGGCGTTCGGGTCCTCGTGCACCGGCTTGGCCAGGCCCGCCTGGAACGCCGGGTCGCTGAAGTAGTTGGCGGTGCCCACGCCGTGCAGGAAGGGCAGGTACGCCTGGTCGAGGTCGCGGGGCCGCCAGGCCAGGAGCGGGGTGTCGAGCGTGACGACAAGGGCCGTGAAGCCCGCGGCCTTCGCCCGGTCCAGGAAGCTCTTGGTGACGTCACGGTCCTTGGCCCAGTACAGCTGGAACCACCGCTGCGCGTCGCCCATCTCCTTGGCGACCTGTTCCATGGGGGTGCTGGACGCCGAGGACAGGATGTACGGGACGCCGCGGGCCGCTGCCGCGCGGGCGGCGGCGGACTCGCCCTGCGGGTGCATGATCGACAGGACACCGACGGGCGCGAGGGCGAGCGGCGCGGGCAGCCGGTGGCCGAGCACCTCCACGGACAGATCGCGTTCGTGTACGTCGCGCAGCATGCGCGGCACGATCCGGCGCCGCTCCAGTGCCGCGCGGTTGGCGCGGGCCGTGCTGCCGTTGCCCGCGCTTCCGGAGACATAGCCGACGGGGCCGGGTCCGAGCCGCTGCTCGGTCAGCTCCTCGAGCCGGGTCAGGTCGGTGGGCAGGCGGGGTACGGCGCCGGTCATGCCGTTGAGGTAGATCTCGTACTGGAAGTCCGCCCAGTTCGGCTGTGTCATGTGGTGGGTCCCGTCCGGTGGCGTGAGACTGCGTGAGACAGCAAGACAGCAAGCCAGCACTGTCTACCCGACGATCCTTGCCACAGTGACAAGTCCCGTCCATGGCCGTACGCACCCTTTTCCGATGGGACTATCACTCTGTGACAAACAAGCGGGAACGCGTCCGGCAGGAGCTCCTGGCCGACACCCGCCTCGTCGAGGCGGTCGTCGACGCGGTGCACGAACAGGTTCCGGCGTACACGGCGCTCGACGGCAGCAGGTTTCCCGAGGTGCGGGCCATCGCCGCGTGGGCGACGGACCGCCTCCTCGACCACTGGGTCACCGGCGGCGCGATCGGTGACGCCGATCTGCGGCGCTTCCGCGGGATCGCGGCGGCGCGGGCGGCGGACGGCCGCCCCTTGCAGGCCGTCCTGCGCGCCTACCGGGTCGCGGCAGCGGTGCTCGCGGACGAGGTCGCGGCCCGTGCGCCGCAGCTGTCCGCGAAGGACGCCTTCGCGCTCGCACAGCTGCTGCTCACCGCCATGGACACCATCTCCGAGGAGATGACGACGGCGTACGCGGCCACCAGTGAACGCCTCACGGGTGACCGCGACAGGTCGCTGCAGCTGCTGCTCGACGACCTGATCGCGGGCCGCCACGCGTCGCTGGGCGCGCTCGGCGCGCGGGCGTCACGTCTGGGTGTGCAACTCCCGGAACGCTACTGCCTGTTGGTCGCGGAGCCGATGGACGCCCGGGCCCTGGACGGCGGCTCGTCCGACATCTCCCTCGCCACGTCGACCGCGCTGCTCACGGCGCTCGACGGCGGCGGGACCCGCGGCACGTCCCTCGCGACGACCCACGGTTCGCGTGCCGTCCTGCTGCTGCCTGCCGCGTCCGCCGAGGCCGTGCCGGACGTCCTGCGCAGGCACTCCTGGCGCGGCTGCGTGATCTCGGGCGAGAGCCTGGACCGCGTCGCGGTCGCCCACCGCCTCGCCGCGGGCGCCCTGGACACCGCTCCCCCGCACGCCCACCACCCCGAGAGGGTCCTCACCGACGCCGACGCGCACGTCCTGGCCCTGCTCGCGGGCCACCCCGTGGTCAGCCCCGACCAGATCGGCCGCATCGTCCTCGGCCCCCTCGTCGACCGCGCCCAGCGCCACCTCCTGGAAGCCCTCACCGCGTACGTCGACACCGGCTCCGCCAATGCCGCGGCCCGCGAGCTCCACCTCCACCCGCAGTCGGTGCGCTACCGCCTGCGCCGCGTCCGCGACCTCGCGTCCCGCGACCCCCAGGACCCGTGGCAGCGCCTCACCCTGGACATCGCCCGCACGATCGTCCTCGGCGGCCGGAGCGGATAGCTCCCCCTGTCAGGCCGCCGCCGCATCGCGTGTGGCGGCGGCGAGTTCGGCGCGCAGGGCCGCGAACCGGGGCGCGCCGCGCAAGGCGGCCACATCGGTCGTCTCCGCGCGCGGCAGGGGGACGGCCACCTCGTCGATCACGCGCCCGGGGCCCGCGGCCATCACCAGGACCCGGGAGCCGAGCAGTACGGCCTCCTCCGCGGAGTGCGTGACGAACAGGACGGTCGTTCCCGTGACGGTCGCAAGTGTCCTGACCTCCTCCTGGAGGCGTTCGCGGGTGAGCGCGTCCAGTGCGGCGAACGGCTCGTCCATGAGCAGGATCTGCGGTTCCGTCGCCAGGGCCCGTGCGATGGCCACGCGTTGCTGCTGTCCGCCCGAGAGCTCCCAGGTGCGGCGCCCTGCCATGCCCGGCAGCCCCACCAAGGACAGCAACTCCTGGATTCTGGCGGCACGTTCGGCGCGTACGACGCCGTGCCGCGCCAGCGCGAACGAGAGGTTGCCGCCCACCGTGCGCCAGGGGAAGAGGCGCGGCTGCTGGAAGACGACACCCACCTTCCGGCGCACCTCCACCGTGCCGGTGGCGGGCCGCTCGAAGCCGGCCACCAGCCGCAGCAGTGTCGTCTTGCCGCACCCGGACGGCCCGACGAGCACCACGAACTCGCCGGGCTGCACGGCCAGGGACACGTCGGATACCGCCGTCACCGGCGCCTTGGCCGTGCCGTAGCGGACGCTGACGCCCGACAGTTCGATGTCGGACGCGGTCGAGTCGATGTCTGACGCGGTCGAGCCGGTCTCAGCCTGCTCGGTCTCAGCCTGCGACACGGGCCAGCTCCTTCACCGCGAGGTCCTTCTCGAAGGCCGACCGGTCCGGAACCGCGTCGATGGCCTTCTGCGCCTTGAGGAAGCCGGCCGCGTCGTGCAGGTTTCCGGCGAGCGCTCCCGGAGCGCCGGGCCTGCCGAGATAGTCCGCTCCCCGCTGCTGCTCCGCGGTGAGCAGCACCAGTTGGGCAAGCTGCTTCCTGGCCGCCTCGGGGCTGAGGTTGAGCTCGGCGCCGATGGCCTCCGCGGCCTTGTCCGGGTCGCTCTTGGCCAGCTTGACGGCCTGGTCCTCCGCCTTGAGCCAGGCATCGACGATCTTCGGGTGCTCGGCCGCGAACGCGTCGGTGACCACACCGAGGTCGGCGGTGGGCTTGCCCTGCTCGGCGAGCTGACGGCTGGTGACCAGGACCTTCCCGTCCTTCTTGAGGTCCGTGAGGGTGGGCGTCCACACGTAGGCGGCGTCGATGTCACCGCGCTGCCAGGCGGCGAGCGCGTCCTGCGGCTGAAGGTCGACGAGCGACACGTCGGAGGCCTTGAGACCGGCCGAGTCCAGTGCGGCGAGGAGGGAGTAGTGGGCCGTCGACCCGAAGGGTGTGGCGATCTTCTTGCCCTTGAGCGCCTTGACGGACGCGATGCCCTTCTTGGCGACGAGTGCCTCGTTCTCGCCGATCACGTCATGGATCCACAGCACCTTGTACGGGATGTTGAGCGGCGCCGAAAGACCCTTCGTGACCGGGCTCGACCCGGCAAGGGCGAAGTCCACCGACCCGGCGATCACCGCCGTGTTGACGTCCGCCCCCGAGTCGAACTTCACCCACTTCACCTCGGCCTCCGGCAGCGCCTTCTCCAGGAGCCGGTGGTTCTTGACCACCAGATCGGCGTTGGGTATCGCCTGGTAGGCGATGCGGACCTGGGTCTTTCCACTGCCGGATGCGGCATCGGCGCCGTCGCCGCAGGCGGTCGCGGTCAGTGCGACCAGTGCGGTGGCCGAGGCGAGGAGTGCGGTGCGGCTCAGGTGTGAGGGCATGACGGTTCCTTCGTACGTTGACGTGGAGCGGGAAGGCGGGAAGAAGAGGGCAGGAAGAAGAGGCGCGGGAGCAAGGCGGTCGGGGCGTCAGAGGCGCCCGCGCCACGGCACCGCCACCCGCTCCACCCCCTTGAACAGCGCGTCCAGGAGGATCCCGGAGAGGCCGATGGCGATGATCCCGGCGATGACGACGTCGGTCTGGTTGTAGCGCTGGGCATCACGGATCATGCCGCCGATGCCGGGTACGCCGTTGACGGTCTCGGCGGCGACGACCGAGGTGTACGCGATGCCGACCGCGATCCGTACCCCGGTGAGGATCTCCGGCAGGGCGGCGGGCAGCCGTACGGAGAGGAGCAGCGCCACGGGCCCGGCGCCCAGCGCCCGCGCGGCCTCCACCAGGTCGCCCGGCACCCCGCGTACCGCGGCCGCGGTGGCCGCCGCGATGGGCGGCAGCGCGGCGATGACGAGCAGCCAGATCTTCGGGGTCTCGTCGATGCCGAACCAGATGACGAGCAGGGAGAGGTATGCCAGCGGCGGCAGCGTGCGGAGGAAGGTGACCGCCGGTTCCAGGACCACCGCGAGCGGTTTCACCACGCCGATAAGCAGCCCCAGCGGGATCCCGGCGAGAGCCGCGTACGCGGTGCCGATGCCGATCCGGCGCAGCGAGACGGCCAGGTGCTCGCCGAGCAGGTGGCCGCTGAACCCGCGCACCCCGTCGTGGACGGTCGACGCCTGCACGAAGGCGTGCCACACGTCCCCCGGCGACGGCACGAGGACGCGTGGCCAGACGCCTGCCACGACCACCGCCTGCCAGGCGGCGAGGAGCACGGCGAGCGCCAGGAGCCGCAGCGCCGTCCAGCGCAGGGGCGCTGCCTC
Protein-coding sequences here:
- a CDS encoding 2-hydroxyacid dehydrogenase, encoding MTTEKNVLAIVSPHVGGRAAGGALAGLLPGTAHVTVVESADEDPAALREAHVIITGLAPVTAEHIAAAPHLEVVQCASHGFDYVDVDAARARSVSVCSIGSSGAEKQNVAEQTFALMLALAKQLIPAHTALVEADWALPRLQQSITELSGKTLGIVGLGHIGEEVARRAVVFDMTILYAGPRPVAAETEARLGGARHVELDELLRTSDYVTLHAPLTQDTRHLLDAGRLALLKPTAFVINTSRGALIDQDALADALTAGTLAGAGIDVFDPEPPTAALRLLKAPNVVLSPHVAGVTRETLVRIGLAAIQNVAGHLEGKPLGDVVS
- a CDS encoding lactate 2-monooxygenase, which translates into the protein MTQPNWADFQYEIYLNGMTGAVPRLPTDLTRLEELTEQRLGPGPVGYVSGSAGNGSTARANRAALERRRIVPRMLRDVHERDLSVEVLGHRLPAPLALAPVGVLSIMHPQGESAAARAAAARGVPYILSSASSTPMEQVAKEMGDAQRWFQLYWAKDRDVTKSFLDRAKAAGFTALVVTLDTPLLAWRPRDLDQAYLPFLHGVGTANYFSDPAFQAGLAKPVHEDPNAAVMHFVGMFADPAKTWPDLAFLRENWDGPIVLKGVLHPDDARRAADAGMDGVVVSNHGGRQVAGSVAAADALPRVVEAVGDRLTVLFDSGIRTGDDIFKALALGAEAVLVGRPYAYGLGLDGQAGVDHVIRCLLAELDLTLALSGHAGPATLTPDDLIEETA
- a CDS encoding PucR family transcriptional regulator, coding for MTNKRERVRQELLADTRLVEAVVDAVHEQVPAYTALDGSRFPEVRAIAAWATDRLLDHWVTGGAIGDADLRRFRGIAAARAADGRPLQAVLRAYRVAAAVLADEVAARAPQLSAKDAFALAQLLLTAMDTISEEMTTAYAATSERLTGDRDRSLQLLLDDLIAGRHASLGALGARASRLGVQLPERYCLLVAEPMDARALDGGSSDISLATSTALLTALDGGGTRGTSLATTHGSRAVLLLPAASAEAVPDVLRRHSWRGCVISGESLDRVAVAHRLAAGALDTAPPHAHHPERVLTDADAHVLALLAGHPVVSPDQIGRIVLGPLVDRAQRHLLEALTAYVDTGSANAAARELHLHPQSVRYRLRRVRDLASRDPQDPWQRLTLDIARTIVLGGRSG
- a CDS encoding ABC transporter ATP-binding protein, whose product is MSQAETEQAETGSTASDIDSTASDIELSGVSVRYGTAKAPVTAVSDVSLAVQPGEFVVLVGPSGCGKTTLLRLVAGFERPATGTVEVRRKVGVVFQQPRLFPWRTVGGNLSFALARHGVVRAERAARIQELLSLVGLPGMAGRRTWELSGGQQQRVAIARALATEPQILLMDEPFAALDALTRERLQEEVRTLATVTGTTVLFVTHSAEEAVLLGSRVLVMAAGPGRVIDEVAVPLPRAETTDVAALRGAPRFAALRAELAAATRDAAAA
- a CDS encoding ABC transporter substrate-binding protein, whose translation is MPSHLSRTALLASATALVALTATACGDGADAASGSGKTQVRIAYQAIPNADLVVKNHRLLEKALPEAEVKWVKFDSGADVNTAVIAGSVDFALAGSSPVTKGLSAPLNIPYKVLWIHDVIGENEALVAKKGIASVKALKGKKIATPFGSTAHYSLLAALDSAGLKASDVSLVDLQPQDALAAWQRGDIDAAYVWTPTLTDLKKDGKVLVTSRQLAEQGKPTADLGVVTDAFAAEHPKIVDAWLKAEDQAVKLAKSDPDKAAEAIGAELNLSPEAARKQLAQLVLLTAEQQRGADYLGRPGAPGALAGNLHDAAGFLKAQKAIDAVPDRSAFEKDLAVKELARVAG
- a CDS encoding ABC transporter permease → MRWTALRLLALAVLLAAWQAVVVAGVWPRVLVPSPGDVWHAFVQASTVHDGVRGFSGHLLGEHLAVSLRRIGIGTAYAALAGIPLGLLIGVVKPLAVVLEPAVTFLRTLPPLAYLSLLVIWFGIDETPKIWLLVIAALPPIAAATAAAVRGVPGDLVEAARALGAGPVALLLSVRLPAALPEILTGVRIAVGIAYTSVVAAETVNGVPGIGGMIRDAQRYNQTDVVIAGIIAIGLSGILLDALFKGVERVAVPWRGRL